A genomic window from Streptomyces sp. 846.5 includes:
- a CDS encoding MFS transporter has translation MTRPTTTTSRGATDLTRSAAGNHRWWVLAVIGLAQLMVVLDATIVNIALPSAQRDLGFSNGNRQWVVTAYALAFGSLLLLGGRVADLVGRKRIFLIGLVGFSVASALGGAAPSFEVLVIARALQGAFGALLAPAALSLLTTTFSDPSERGKAFGIYGAIAGTGGAVGLLLGGLLTEYLNWRWCLFVNLILAAIAFAGAVRLLHAGAPEDPPKLDIPGTVLVSLGLFGLVYGFSNAESHSWSAVSTWGFLVAGVVLLIAFAWWQTRTRHPVLPLRVVLDRNRGASFLAMFIAGAGIFGVFLFLTYYLQQSLKYSPVLTGVAFLPMVAMIIFASVTATNALLPRLGARPIVPVGMLLGAAGMVWLTRLDLHSSYAADVLPPLLVMGTGMGLIFAPAMSLGTAGVAAHDAGVASATVNTSQQVGGSIGTSLLNTLATSAATAYLVGKQATSANQAQAQLHSYSTAYWWSAGFYLFGMVLCGLIYPAGKPVIHPTEEGGGGAPPVHM, from the coding sequence ATGACCCGTCCGACCACGACCACAAGCCGGGGTGCAACCGACCTCACTCGTTCCGCAGCCGGGAACCATCGCTGGTGGGTGCTGGCCGTCATCGGCCTGGCCCAGCTGATGGTGGTCCTCGACGCGACGATCGTGAACATCGCACTGCCCTCCGCGCAGCGGGACCTGGGCTTCAGCAACGGCAACCGCCAGTGGGTGGTCACCGCCTACGCCCTGGCCTTCGGCAGCCTGCTGCTGCTCGGCGGCCGCGTCGCCGACCTGGTCGGGCGAAAGCGGATCTTCCTCATCGGCCTGGTCGGCTTCTCGGTCGCCTCGGCCCTGGGCGGGGCCGCCCCCAGCTTCGAGGTCCTGGTCATCGCCCGCGCCCTGCAGGGCGCCTTCGGGGCGCTGCTGGCCCCCGCCGCGCTGTCCTTGCTCACCACGACCTTCAGCGACCCCAGCGAACGCGGCAAGGCCTTCGGCATCTACGGCGCCATCGCCGGCACCGGCGGCGCCGTCGGCCTGCTGCTGGGCGGGCTGCTCACCGAGTACCTGAACTGGCGCTGGTGCCTGTTCGTCAACCTGATCCTGGCCGCCATCGCCTTCGCGGGCGCGGTGCGGCTGCTGCACGCCGGAGCGCCCGAGGACCCGCCGAAGCTGGACATCCCCGGCACCGTGCTGGTCTCGCTCGGCCTGTTCGGCCTGGTCTACGGCTTCTCCAACGCCGAGTCGCACTCCTGGAGCGCCGTCAGCACCTGGGGCTTCCTGGTCGCCGGCGTCGTGCTGCTGATCGCCTTCGCCTGGTGGCAGACCCGCACCCGGCACCCGGTGCTGCCGCTGCGGGTGGTGCTGGACCGCAACCGCGGCGCCTCGTTCCTGGCGATGTTCATCGCCGGCGCCGGGATATTCGGCGTGTTCCTCTTCCTGACCTACTACCTGCAGCAGTCGCTGAAGTACTCGCCGGTGCTGACCGGCGTGGCCTTCCTGCCGATGGTCGCCATGATCATTTTTGCCTCGGTCACCGCCACCAACGCGCTGCTGCCCCGGCTCGGCGCCCGACCGATCGTGCCGGTCGGCATGCTCCTGGGCGCCGCCGGGATGGTCTGGCTGACCAGGCTGGACCTGCACAGCAGCTACGCCGCCGACGTCCTGCCGCCGCTGCTGGTGATGGGGACCGGGATGGGGCTGATCTTCGCCCCGGCCATGTCCCTGGGCACCGCCGGGGTCGCCGCCCATGACGCCGGCGTCGCCTCCGCCACCGTCAACACCAGCCAGCAGGTCGGCGGCTCGATCGGGACGTCGCTGCTCAACACCCTGGCCACCAGCGCCGCCACCGCCTACCTGGTCGGCAAGCAGGCGACCTCGGCCAACCAGGCGCAGGCGCAGTTGCACAGCTACTCCACCGCCTACTGGTGGTCGGCCGGGTTCTACCTGTTCGGCATGGTGCTCTGCGGGCTGATCTACCCCGCCGGGAAGCCGGTCATCCACCCCACGGAGGAAGGTGGCGGCGGCGCGCCGCCGGTCCATATGTGA
- a CDS encoding aldehyde dehydrogenase family protein → MTTLHRDLLINGQDVPALSGRTTEDLNPYTGEVYATVAAAGVEDVARAVEAAHAAFPSWAASSPFARRTVLLAAADLLDGRGKEAAELMAGETGGITPWGYFNVALAANILREAAAGTTAPRGEVLNAQEDGVLGLAIRRPLGVVAAFAPWNAPLILGIRAVAAPIAVGNTVVVKASEDAPIACALFLADILREAGLPDGVLNVITNARQDAAEIAEALIADPRVRAVNFTGSTGVGRIIGTHAARHIKPAVLELGGKNAIIVLDDADVDYAVDAAVFGVFMHSGQICMSGDRVLVHESLAEEFTAKFTAKVAALPSGDPTDPGTVIGPLVSVGSARRVAALVSDAVAKGATVLTGGGEPQGALHPATVLTGVTEDADIHSREAFGPVCVLTVFSDDDQAVALANDTDHGLTCGIITENGTHGLAVAERIETGIVHINDQSVADEPQSPFGGTKASGYGRFGGHWGLDAFTTTRWVTLAAKHAHYPF, encoded by the coding sequence ATGACGACCCTCCACCGTGACCTGCTGATCAACGGCCAGGACGTCCCCGCGCTCTCCGGCCGTACCACCGAGGACCTCAACCCCTACACCGGCGAGGTCTACGCCACCGTCGCCGCCGCCGGGGTCGAGGACGTCGCCCGCGCCGTGGAAGCGGCCCATGCCGCGTTCCCCTCCTGGGCTGCGAGCAGCCCGTTCGCCCGGCGCACCGTCCTGCTGGCCGCCGCGGACCTGCTCGACGGCAGGGGCAAGGAGGCGGCCGAGCTGATGGCCGGCGAGACCGGCGGGATCACGCCGTGGGGCTACTTCAACGTGGCCCTGGCCGCGAACATCCTGCGCGAGGCCGCCGCCGGGACCACCGCACCGCGCGGCGAGGTCCTGAACGCCCAGGAGGACGGCGTGCTGGGCCTGGCGATACGCCGGCCGCTCGGGGTGGTGGCCGCCTTCGCGCCCTGGAACGCCCCGCTGATCCTGGGCATCCGCGCCGTCGCCGCCCCGATCGCGGTCGGCAACACGGTCGTGGTCAAGGCCAGCGAGGACGCGCCGATCGCCTGCGCGCTGTTCCTGGCCGACATCCTGCGCGAGGCCGGGCTGCCCGACGGGGTGCTGAACGTGATCACCAACGCCCGTCAGGACGCCGCGGAGATCGCCGAGGCGCTGATCGCCGACCCCCGCGTACGGGCCGTCAACTTCACCGGCTCCACCGGCGTCGGACGCATCATCGGCACCCACGCCGCCCGGCACATCAAGCCGGCCGTCCTCGAACTCGGCGGCAAGAACGCCATCATCGTCCTGGACGACGCGGACGTGGACTACGCGGTGGACGCCGCCGTGTTCGGGGTGTTCATGCACTCCGGCCAGATCTGCATGTCCGGCGACCGGGTGCTGGTGCACGAGAGCCTCGCCGAGGAGTTCACCGCCAAGTTCACCGCCAAGGTCGCCGCCCTGCCCTCGGGCGACCCGACCGACCCCGGCACCGTCATCGGCCCGCTGGTCAGCGTCGGTTCGGCCCGCCGGGTCGCGGCCCTGGTCTCGGACGCCGTCGCCAAGGGCGCCACGGTGCTGACCGGCGGGGGCGAGCCGCAGGGCGCGCTGCATCCGGCCACCGTCCTCACCGGCGTCACCGAGGACGCCGACATCCACAGCCGGGAGGCCTTCGGCCCGGTCTGCGTGCTGACCGTCTTCAGCGACGACGACCAGGCCGTCGCCCTGGCCAATGACACCGACCACGGGCTCACCTGCGGCATCATCACCGAGAACGGCACCCACGGCCTCGCGGTGGCCGAACGCATCGAGACCGGGATCGTGCACATCAACGACCAGTCGGTGGCCGACGAGCCCCAGTCCCCCTTCGGCGGGACCAAGGCCAGCGGCTACGGCCGGTTCGGCGGCCACTGGGGCCTCGACGCCTTCACCACCACCCGGTGGGTCACGCTGGCCGCCAAGCACGCGCACTACCCGTTCTGA
- a CDS encoding cytochrome P450: MITGSFPLGATVTLAELGEDPHPVLARLRAGEPVSWLPALGGWLVTRRDLAVAVMRDARTYTVDDPRFSTAQVVGPSMLSLDGPEHAAHRDPFTAPFRLRELHAGFAERIQRQATLLVDRLSPDGTAELRRAFAGPLAAVVMTDILGLDGADSPTVLAWYDGIVHAVNEITEGRPAGPAGATAYAELRKAVAATVHAGAGGGDRSLLVTAAGRLGLPELTSNAAVLLFGGIETTEAMIANALLHLLDDPRQLALVRADDGADDTLLDNAIEESLRLEPGAAVVDRYATRDTRLGPAEISKGDLVTVSLAGANRDPAVFAEPNAFDVHRANSRLQLAFAHGPHYCIGAHLARLETRIALRTLLDGLPGLRLDPERPSAPRGLVFRKPPTLHALWTAPSAPG; the protein is encoded by the coding sequence ATGATCACTGGGAGTTTTCCGCTCGGAGCGACTGTGACGCTGGCGGAGCTCGGCGAGGATCCGCATCCGGTGCTGGCGCGGTTGCGGGCCGGGGAGCCGGTGTCGTGGCTCCCGGCGCTCGGTGGCTGGCTGGTGACCCGTCGCGATCTGGCGGTCGCGGTGATGCGCGACGCCCGGACCTACACGGTGGACGACCCGCGGTTCTCCACGGCGCAGGTGGTGGGGCCGAGCATGCTCTCGCTCGACGGGCCCGAGCACGCCGCCCACCGCGATCCCTTCACCGCGCCCTTCCGGCTGCGCGAGCTGCACGCGGGGTTCGCCGAGCGGATCCAGCGCCAGGCGACGCTGCTGGTGGACCGGTTGAGCCCGGACGGGACGGCCGAGCTGCGCCGTGCCTTCGCCGGGCCGCTGGCCGCCGTGGTGATGACCGACATCCTCGGGCTCGACGGGGCCGACAGCCCGACCGTCCTCGCCTGGTACGACGGCATCGTCCACGCCGTCAACGAGATCACCGAGGGCCGTCCGGCCGGGCCTGCCGGAGCCACCGCCTATGCGGAACTGCGCAAGGCCGTCGCGGCCACCGTCCACGCAGGCGCGGGCGGCGGCGACCGCTCGCTCCTCGTCACCGCGGCCGGACGGCTGGGGCTGCCGGAGCTGACCTCCAACGCGGCGGTGTTGCTGTTCGGCGGCATCGAGACCACCGAGGCGATGATCGCCAACGCGCTGCTGCACCTGCTCGACGACCCGCGCCAACTCGCCCTGGTACGCGCCGACGACGGCGCCGACGACACCCTGCTCGACAACGCCATCGAGGAGTCGCTTCGGCTGGAGCCGGGCGCAGCCGTCGTCGACCGCTACGCCACCCGCGACACCCGGCTGGGCCCGGCCGAGATCAGCAAGGGCGACCTGGTCACCGTCTCCCTCGCCGGGGCCAACCGCGACCCGGCGGTCTTCGCCGAACCGAACGCCTTCGACGTCCACCGGGCCAACTCCCGCCTGCAGCTGGCCTTCGCCCACGGCCCGCACTACTGTATCGGCGCGCACCTGGCACGCCTGGAGACCCGGATCGCGCTGCGCACCCTGCTCGACGGCCTCCCCGGTCTGCGCCTGGACCCGGAGCGCCCGAGCGCCCCGCGCGGGCTGGTCTTCCGCAAGCCTCCGACCCTGCACGCGCTCTGGACAGCACCCTCAGCGCCGGGCTGA
- a CDS encoding TetR/AcrR family transcriptional regulator C-terminal domain-containing protein: MRARREPISRRERPAKPALTRAGIVATGVRVMRAEGLGRVTMRRLATELDTGPASLYVYLDSVSELHAAILEEMLGEVDLGPVTAAGGWRERIDGILGSYSRVLDENPGLARSALVARPAGPNYLSLLEALLTLLDEGGVPDAQAAWGVDLLLQNATASAVEHPGPEAAPGSEEWNALAAALEEASPTRTPRVAALGLQLLSGSPQERRKWAIRTLLDGTMHTPLPE; encoded by the coding sequence ATGCGTGCACGCCGTGAGCCGATCAGCCGCCGGGAGCGTCCCGCCAAGCCGGCGTTGACCCGTGCGGGAATCGTCGCGACCGGGGTGCGTGTGATGCGCGCGGAGGGACTGGGCCGGGTCACGATGCGCCGCCTGGCCACGGAACTGGATACCGGGCCCGCCTCGCTGTACGTGTACTTGGACAGCGTCAGCGAGCTTCACGCGGCCATCCTTGAGGAGATGCTGGGCGAGGTCGATCTCGGTCCGGTCACGGCCGCAGGGGGCTGGCGCGAGCGGATCGACGGCATCCTGGGCTCGTACAGCCGAGTGCTCGACGAGAACCCGGGGTTGGCCCGCTCGGCGCTCGTAGCGCGCCCGGCCGGCCCCAACTACCTGAGCCTCCTGGAGGCGCTGCTGACCCTGCTCGACGAGGGCGGGGTCCCGGACGCACAGGCGGCCTGGGGCGTGGACCTGCTGTTGCAGAACGCCACCGCGAGCGCGGTCGAGCATCCTGGCCCTGAAGCTGCGCCCGGCTCGGAAGAGTGGAACGCGCTTGCCGCAGCGCTGGAGGAAGCGTCGCCGACCAGGACGCCGCGCGTTGCCGCGCTCGGGCTGCAACTGCTGTCGGGCTCCCCGCAGGAGCGCCGCAAGTGGGCCATCCGGACGCTGCTCGACGGCACCATGCACACGCCCCTGCCGGAGTAG